The Xenopus tropicalis strain Nigerian chromosome 7, UCB_Xtro_10.0, whole genome shotgun sequence genome includes a region encoding these proteins:
- the LOC108644815 gene encoding free fatty acid receptor 2, with the protein MAQVQGCLQLAVYIITFVFGLPLNILAFVTFLRKFKQKVISVDILLFNLTLSDLVLLAFLPFRIVEAASEMEWRMPYFICPFSLCVHFSSNYINSFLLTAISVERYLAVGFPLRYKRLVKPLYIIVGIVCIWILSTTHCSIFYIVDHFAPEKANKTNVSICYSQFSPVQLQVLLPIRLEVFFLLFCIPFMVTTFCSISFVHIMVTQPFISRKRKLRAIGLVTVTMINFILCFMPYNVSHVVGFIQGDNPPWRMHALLFSTFNATLDPIMFYFCSVSYQKMHLEDLLYIMNKTRLGAHRDNCLELFKKDHEEPHGLVQDCNGEKA; encoded by the coding sequence ATGGCGCAGGTCCAAGGCTGCCTCCAGTTGGCAGTATACATTATAACATTTGTGTTTGGACTGCCCCTAAACATCTTGGCCTTTGTTACGTTCCTCAGAAAGTTCAAGCAGAAGGTTATCTCAGTGGACATCCTGTTGTTCAACTTGACCCTGTCTGACCTGGTTCTTCTGGCTTTTCTCCCATTCCGTATAGTGGAAGCAGCTTCTGAGATGGAATGGCGTATGCCCTACTTCATCTGCCCGTTCTCTCTTTGTGTGCATTTCAGCAGCAACTACATTAACTCCTTTTTACTTACAGCAATAAGTGTAGAGAGATACTTGGCTGTTGGTTTCCCTCTCAGGTACAAGCGCCTTGTGAAACCATTATATATAATAGTTGGAATTGTCTGTATCTGGATCCTTAGCACCACACACTGCAGCATTTTTTATATAGTGGATCATTTTGCACCTGAAAAGGCAAATAAAACCAATGTCTCCATCTGCTATAGTCAGTTCTCTCCAGTCCAGCTTCAAGTTCTTCTACCAATCCGTCTGGAGGTGTTCTTTCTGCTCTTCTGTATCCCATTTATGGTGACCACcttctgtagcatcagctttgtTCACATTATGGTAACACAACCCTTTATCAGTAGGAAGCGGAAGCTCAGAGCAATTGGGCTCGTAACTGTGACGATGATCAACTTCATACTGTGTTTCATGCCTTACAATGTGTCCCATGTGGTGGGATTTATTCAAGGTGACAACCCTCCATGGAGAATGCATGCTCTTCTCTTTAGTACATTTAATGCCACGTTAGACCCAATCATGTTTTATTTCTGTTCTGTTTCTTACCAAAAGATGCATTTGGAGGACCTGCTTTACATCATGAATAAGACAAGGTTAGGAGCCCATAGGGACAACTGTCTTGAACTGTTCAAGAAGGATCATGAAGAACCTCATGGTTTGGTTCAAGACTGCAATGGAGAAAAGGCTTAG